TGCTCCTCCCACACTCCTGAAAACTCTTACTACGCTGATGCTGGTCGCATTCATGGATCTTGCTAGTTTTAGAGTTTCTGCCAGTAAAGCCGTACCTATTCTGCTCCTCCAATGAGATTTAATGACGTGGATTCCGTAGTCAATATTGAAATTGTGAATATTCAAGTAGGTCATTCCCACTGGTGAGTCGTTAAGAAAGGCGACGAGGACTATGTGATCGCCTTGTCTTGGAGGTATAAAGAAGCCCCAGCTCTCCTTATGGATCTTCATGAACATCCTAAGCTCGTCATCACCCCACTCAGAGTATATTTTCATCCTCGTATGTCTGTTGGGCTCTAGGGTCTTTGCATCCATATTCCAGAAGTAGAGAATCGACCTAGCGTTAACTAGACTTAAATTAATAGGTGATTCTTCAGGAACGATTAGGATTTTCACGGAGTCACTATAATCCCTGAGTTTCCCGATTATCTTGGATATCTCGTATTGTTTTTCCGCAATACAAATAATGGCGTCTCTAATTTTGCCTCTAATAATCCATTCTACGGCAACAAAATACAAGCTATCTTCTTTTGCCAATAAGTTAATGCTCTTTACGGGCTTCGCCCAGAATATCCTCAGCTTCCCAAGCTCAGCATACCACTTGGCAAAGCCTTGAAAACCCATAAGGCCAAATAGCATCTTAAGCTCTTTTCTCTAGGATGACATTCATTTAAGTATTAGGTTACCCTCTTCGCCTACCAACCACCAACCCTAGCCTTGGGAGGGGTAAGCTTAACAATCTCCTATTCAAAGCTACTAGCCACTAAGCATATGAAACTCTATAGAGAAAAAGAAACTTAAGTAGCCTAGAGGTGAATTCGAAATAAAATTTACGATTGGTAATACTGTATATTAAGATTCTTCGATATATAAAAGTATTTCAATTAAAAACCATGAGGTGTGAAATTGAGGGGACCACGTCATAATGGTCTTTATGCAGTAGCTAATATGACTATAATTATTCTGTGTTTGTTTATAACGATGTCGTTAATCATTATGAATGCCGTAGCAGCTCAAACATATCTTGGGCCTCCTGAATATCAGATAAAAGAGGAGCCCCGTGGTCCAAATCCTCAATGGTGGCCATGGGAAAGCGGTTGTATAAACTGCGTATATGTTGGTGGATTTGATGACCGTGATTATAAAACATGTACTACGTGTAAAGCTACCGCTATTAAGACTACTTTCTCATTCCCAGATACAAATCGTGCTGTAATACCTTCGAATAATTACTTGAA
The nucleotide sequence above comes from Candidatus Methanomethylicota archaeon. Encoded proteins:
- a CDS encoding GNAT family N-acetyltransferase, with the protein product MLFGLMGFQGFAKWYAELGKLRIFWAKPVKSINLLAKEDSLYFVAVEWIIRGKIRDAIICIAEKQYEISKIIGKLRDYSDSVKILIVPEESPINLSLVNARSILYFWNMDAKTLEPNRHTRMKIYSEWGDDELRMFMKIHKESWGFFIPPRQGDHIVLVAFLNDSPVGMTYLNIHNFNIDYGIHVIKSHWRSRIGTALLAETLKLARSMNATSISVVRVFRSVGGASSDTRAVKFYRANNPSTKMSVYRLNY